Within the Sulfurihydrogenibium sp. genome, the region AGAATGAAAAATCTATTTTGCTATTATCCATATCTATTAAACCATCAAATCTTTCTTGTGTGATAAAAAACGGCTTTCCAAATTCTTTAAGTTTATCAACAACATCAGTTTGTCCTTTATATCTTGCAATCAAAAAAACATCAGCATACTTGTAAAAACTCTTTGGTTCTCTAAGATTTCCAACCGGTAGAATTTTATCCTTCCAAAATGGCTTACCTGCATCTACAACAAGTATATTAAAATCTCTAAAAAGTTGAAAGTGCTGAAATCCATCGTCAAGGATAAAAAAATCATAATCTTTAATCTTTAAAGCATACATTATTCCTGATTTATACCTGTCTTTTCCTACGAAAACATCTATTCCTTTTTTGACCATTAAAAACGGCTCATCTCCGCAGATTTCAGCGTTTAAAGTATTATCACATTTAATGATTTCTTCTTTTGATTTTCTTTTGTACCCTCTTGACAAAACTGCAACTTTATAGCCTTGATTTTGTAAGTATTTACTTATGGATATGGCAATCGGAGTCTTTCCTGTGCCACCAACTGAAAGATTTCCAACAGATATAACAGGTTTTGGCAATCTTTTTTTCTTTAAGATATTTTTTTCATATAAAAACCTTCTCAATGATGCTATTGTCCAATAGACGGCTGACAATGGATATAATAGATTACGAAACATTTGGAAAGTATTTTCTGATTTCTTCTAATACTAAATCTTTATTTTTTCCATATCTTCTTGAAAAATGGAAAACGATTAAGTTTTTAACATTTGCAAGGTTTGCAATTTCTGCCGTTTGCGTTGTCGTTAAATGATAAACTTTGCTTGCCTGTTCTTTATCTCTTTCTAAAAAGACCGACTCACAGTATAGATAATCTGAATCTTTAACAAGGTTTACTATTTTTTCTCTATTTTCTTGGCTGTAAACTACATCAGTAATGTAGGAAATTTTGATGCCTTTTTGAGTATAGCTGTACTCTTCTTTTAAATACTCGTAAGGATATTCTTTATCTAAGATTTTAAAGGTTTTACCTTGATTTTCTTGATTTTCAAGCCACTGTTTAAAAAGCCCTATCTCTTTTCCTTTTAATGGTAATTCTTGGATTTTTTCTTTTTTTAAAA harbors:
- the lpxK gene encoding tetraacyldisaccharide 4'-kinase, whose translation is MFRNLLYPLSAVYWTIASLRRFLYEKNILKKKRLPKPVISVGNLSVGGTGKTPIAISISKYLQNQGYKVAVLSRGYKRKSKEEIIKCDNTLNAEICGDEPFLMVKKGIDVFVGKDRYKSGIMYALKIKDYDFFILDDGFQHFQLFRDFNILVVDAGKPFWKDKILPVGNLREPKSFYKYADVFLIARYKGQTDVVDKLKEFGKPFFITQERFDGLIDMDNSKIDFSFLKGKKVSVISGLGNNLQFFDLVKSLSKQYDFTVEEFINLPDHFDYKNFKFDLNKTYITTEKDLVKINQKNVYAVSYEILLPGEFYKFMTERINARAKSD